The following are encoded together in the Candidatus Cloacimonadota bacterium genome:
- a CDS encoding ABC transporter permease, producing the protein MFKNLLILSLRNIRKHKAYALINILGLSLGIACSVLIFGYVQHELNYDTYHDDFERIFRIESYRDSYVGEFYNNSVAGPVGPSLTESSPLIEKQARLIRPFENHKNVLVEKEDLRFFETDIYFADPEIKDILKFEFLAGNKETALDEPFSLIITESMAEKYFGNQNCTGKTLNIEIDYDYYCPVARDDFTITAVVKDTPSNTHVPITMLLSMNSLRTHLPWIDEYWGDAHRKYTYVKIVPNADIRDLEPHLKELATTNHEVYKQITGREWISNYYYLQPIKNIHMDQNVRYKIVPAGNWYYIKIYSFIAFVVLLIGCLNFINISAALGMKSIKQMGIRKVVGANRWHLISQCFLHAAIYAILSFIIALILLEILLPVFNQLTGHLLTISTLINSTVILATIGLLLLIVLLSGSYNAIVLTKDKSFNILKGKLSSKGHGSVTQKILVVTQFTVILSFLTFSMYIYKQLEYMRGSNLGFDKEQKIVIPFKTHLGRLRTDYENIKSAFTKYPEIVGATVSSGVPGSMSGGYYMKRIDIPNAESNFFQVLTSDTDFINEYKLDLIAGHDFEPDVVNGYIINETGIKLLGFTHPDEALGVELNAHYHGLTKPITGIVSDFHYKGMQQEVQPLVMDVENSLYSTLTLSVMQGNLPKTIKNITDAYNTLFPDTPFSFSFLDEDFNRLYKHESQVGFVVGLVAILGMVIAAIGLFGLVSFFIIQKTREIGIRKVLGSKLSEIVSLFSFRYIKLILLSVIIAVPLSWKIITLWLQDFAYRISINPVPFVISSMIVLGISTIIVSLRCLKTARINTVETLKYE; encoded by the coding sequence ATGTTTAAAAATCTACTTATCCTATCGTTAAGAAATATCAGAAAACATAAAGCATATGCTCTGATAAATATTCTTGGCTTGAGTCTTGGTATTGCTTGTTCTGTTCTCATATTTGGTTATGTGCAACATGAATTAAACTATGACACCTACCACGATGACTTCGAAAGAATATTCAGGATTGAATCATATCGTGATTCGTATGTTGGTGAGTTCTATAATAATTCTGTCGCTGGACCCGTTGGACCATCGCTAACAGAATCTTCCCCTTTAATAGAAAAACAAGCTCGTTTGATCCGTCCATTCGAAAATCATAAGAATGTTTTGGTTGAAAAAGAGGATCTCCGTTTCTTCGAAACAGACATTTATTTTGCAGATCCAGAGATCAAAGATATACTCAAATTCGAATTCCTCGCAGGGAATAAAGAAACTGCACTCGATGAACCATTTTCACTCATCATTACGGAATCAATGGCAGAAAAATACTTTGGAAATCAAAACTGCACAGGAAAAACGCTGAACATTGAGATTGATTATGACTACTACTGCCCAGTTGCGAGAGATGATTTTACAATTACTGCTGTAGTAAAGGACACACCTTCCAACACACATGTGCCAATAACAATGCTACTAAGTATGAATTCTCTCCGAACTCACCTACCCTGGATCGATGAATACTGGGGTGATGCCCACAGAAAATATACTTATGTTAAAATTGTACCCAATGCTGATATTCGTGATCTAGAACCGCATCTAAAAGAACTAGCAACAACGAATCATGAGGTGTACAAACAGATCACTGGACGCGAATGGATAAGCAATTACTATTATCTGCAACCGATCAAGAACATCCACATGGATCAAAATGTACGATATAAAATTGTTCCAGCAGGTAATTGGTATTACATAAAAATCTATTCTTTTATAGCCTTTGTTGTTCTTCTGATCGGTTGTCTTAACTTTATCAATATTTCTGCTGCTCTTGGCATGAAGAGCATCAAGCAGATGGGAATACGAAAGGTGGTTGGTGCAAACCGATGGCATCTTATTTCTCAGTGTTTCCTCCATGCAGCGATCTATGCAATACTTTCATTTATCATAGCTCTGATACTACTGGAAATACTACTACCTGTGTTTAATCAACTCACAGGTCATCTCCTCACCATATCAACACTTATCAATAGTACAGTGATTCTAGCCACAATAGGTCTATTGTTACTTATTGTACTGCTTTCCGGTAGTTACAATGCCATTGTTCTCACAAAAGACAAATCCTTCAATATCCTCAAAGGAAAGCTTTCATCAAAAGGGCATGGTTCAGTTACTCAAAAAATCTTAGTCGTGACACAATTTACTGTCATTCTATCTTTTTTAACATTCTCAATGTATATTTATAAACAGTTAGAATATATGCGCGGGAGCAATCTTGGGTTTGATAAAGAGCAGAAGATAGTGATTCCTTTTAAAACTCATCTTGGAAGATTACGTACAGACTACGAAAACATCAAATCAGCTTTCACAAAATATCCTGAAATAGTTGGAGCAACTGTTTCATCTGGAGTTCCCGGAAGTATGTCTGGCGGCTATTATATGAAAAGGATTGATATTCCTAATGCAGAATCCAATTTCTTCCAGGTTCTTACATCTGATACAGATTTTATCAATGAGTATAAACTAGATCTAATTGCCGGACATGACTTCGAACCAGACGTTGTAAATGGTTACATCATAAACGAAACTGGCATAAAGCTGCTAGGTTTTACCCATCCTGATGAAGCACTTGGTGTTGAGTTAAATGCTCATTATCATGGCTTGACAAAACCAATTACAGGAATTGTATCTGATTTCCATTATAAAGGTATGCAGCAAGAAGTTCAACCACTTGTCATGGATGTCGAAAACTCGCTGTATTCAACACTTACTCTTTCAGTTATGCAGGGAAATCTGCCCAAAACAATAAAGAATATAACGGATGCTTATAATACCCTTTTCCCGGATACTCCATTCTCTTTTTCGTTCCTTGATGAGGATTTCAACAGACTTTATAAACATGAATCGCAGGTTGGATTTGTAGTGGGACTCGTTGCGATACTCGGAATGGTCATAGCTGCAATAGGATTGTTCGGGCTTGTTTCATTCTTCATTATACAAAAAACCAGAGAAATTGGCATTAGGAAGGTGCTTGGGAGTAAATTGTCTGAGATTGTGAGTCTTTTTTCATTCCGTTACATCAAGCTTATACTTTTGTCCGTTATCATAGCTGTCCCTCTAAGCTGGAAAATCATTACTTTATGGCTCCAGGACTTTGCATATAGAATTTCGATAAATCCAGTTCCCTTTGTCATCTCAAGTATGATCGTACTTGGAATATCAACAATCATTGTTTCATTACGTTGTTTAAAAACAGCTCGAATAAATACTGTAGAAACCTTAAAATATGAGTAA
- a CDS encoding ABC transporter permease has product MLKNYFIVAIRNLKRSKIFSFINITGLALGLAISSMILMYVVNELTYDRFNENYENIYRVTMDLEAMGNKISGPITMAPLAPYLNEEYPDIKHAARMSQENHPIITYDNKLYEQTGLYYADPELFDIFTIKFLKGDPETCFENPFSVIITEETAKKYFGDENPIGKVFTFNNSNEYTVTGVVEEMSSNSHLSFEMLASFSTMYKLRGEEMMNIWLMNSYTTYVELQDGITPDDIAPKFREIIKEKAESHPIAIQYGMKAELLLQPLKDIHLHSHFTFDDDNSGDTAFIYIYSAVALFILLIACINFMNLSTARSASRAREVGMRKVIGAERSRLIRQFLGESIFMSLLGLIIALVLIEFLLPVFNTLINVKLTYSIVKNWQISFGLLGISLVVGCVAGIYPAFFLSSFKPVKVLKGTLKAGSGNRIFRDVLVVFQFVISIALIICTFTMLHQISYMKNKPLGFNKDHILIVPLRGSDIRSNMDVFKANVLAIEGVQSASLSSNYPGDTGDMEYLFSFEGLEDQQPMIMKYEEVDYDYFNTLGIEFVEGRNFSEDMQTDDEAFIVNQALVTQLGYDQPIGKEVYWSTVEDPNAGLDENTMVDLTYKIIGVINNYHFESLHDMIRPVLIHLGGSEMNELVVKVRPENMSKTISAIEKEWGSLSPNRPFTYHFLDDRIAQQYIREQRQSKTIIYVTFIAVLIACLGLFGLSTFIAEQRRKEVGIRKVLGATVGNITLKLSRELTQWTLIANVIAWPVAYFAMSKWLQGFAYRAPINIGLFILAGVSAIAVALLTISFYTIRAAHTNPAEVIKYE; this is encoded by the coding sequence ATGTTAAAGAATTATTTTATTGTAGCAATAAGAAATCTTAAAAGAAGTAAGATTTTCTCATTTATAAACATCACCGGACTTGCTCTCGGACTTGCGATCAGTTCGATGATCCTTATGTATGTAGTGAATGAACTTACGTATGATAGATTCAATGAAAATTATGAGAATATCTATCGCGTAACCATGGATCTCGAAGCAATGGGAAATAAAATATCTGGTCCGATTACAATGGCACCACTCGCACCTTATCTTAATGAAGAATATCCAGACATCAAACACGCAGCTCGTATGTCACAGGAAAATCACCCAATCATAACCTACGATAACAAACTCTATGAGCAGACTGGTCTCTATTACGCTGATCCTGAACTCTTCGATATATTTACGATCAAATTCCTGAAAGGTGATCCGGAAACCTGCTTTGAAAATCCGTTTTCAGTCATTATCACTGAGGAGACTGCAAAAAAATATTTCGGCGATGAAAACCCAATAGGAAAGGTTTTTACATTCAATAATAGTAACGAATACACCGTAACAGGAGTTGTAGAAGAAATGTCCTCTAATTCACACCTGTCTTTTGAAATGCTCGCTTCATTTTCAACAATGTATAAACTCAGGGGTGAGGAGATGATGAATATCTGGCTAATGAATTCTTACACAACCTATGTCGAATTACAAGACGGCATCACGCCGGATGATATAGCTCCAAAATTCAGAGAGATCATTAAAGAGAAAGCAGAAAGTCACCCCATCGCAATTCAATATGGAATGAAAGCCGAGCTCCTTCTTCAACCGCTTAAGGATATCCATTTACACTCACACTTCACTTTTGATGATGATAACAGCGGAGATACTGCATTCATTTACATATACTCAGCCGTAGCGCTGTTCATCCTCTTAATTGCATGCATTAATTTTATGAACCTTTCCACAGCCCGTTCAGCATCCCGCGCACGAGAAGTGGGTATGAGAAAAGTGATTGGTGCAGAGCGCTCGAGATTGATCAGACAGTTTCTTGGCGAATCCATCTTCATGAGTTTATTGGGTTTGATCATTGCCCTTGTACTGATTGAGTTTCTCCTTCCTGTTTTCAATACGTTGATAAATGTGAAATTAACTTATAGCATCGTCAAAAATTGGCAAATATCATTTGGTCTGCTCGGAATAAGTCTTGTTGTCGGATGTGTCGCTGGTATCTATCCAGCATTTTTCCTTTCGTCCTTTAAGCCGGTTAAAGTTCTTAAAGGCACACTTAAAGCAGGATCAGGAAATAGAATTTTCCGAGATGTTCTGGTTGTGTTCCAGTTCGTGATCTCAATTGCTTTGATCATCTGCACCTTTACGATGCTTCACCAGATATCATATATGAAGAACAAACCTCTTGGTTTCAATAAAGATCACATACTTATCGTTCCACTCAGGGGAAGTGATATCCGCTCAAATATGGATGTATTCAAGGCAAATGTGCTTGCCATTGAAGGTGTTCAGTCCGCCAGTCTTTCATCAAATTATCCCGGGGACACTGGAGATATGGAATACCTATTCAGTTTTGAGGGCTTGGAAGACCAACAACCGATGATCATGAAGTATGAAGAAGTTGACTATGATTACTTCAATACTCTTGGAATTGAATTTGTTGAAGGACGGAATTTTTCTGAAGACATGCAGACTGACGACGAAGCATTTATCGTTAATCAAGCGCTTGTAACACAGCTTGGTTATGATCAGCCGATCGGTAAGGAAGTATATTGGTCGACAGTGGAAGATCCAAATGCGGGTCTCGATGAAAATACAATGGTAGATTTAACCTACAAAATAATTGGAGTGATCAATAATTATCACTTCGAATCACTTCATGATATGATACGGCCGGTACTTATCCATTTGGGTGGATCTGAAATGAATGAGCTCGTAGTAAAAGTACGACCCGAAAATATGTCCAAAACAATCAGTGCAATAGAAAAGGAGTGGGGCTCACTTTCTCCAAACCGTCCGTTCACTTATCATTTCCTTGATGACCGCATTGCACAACAATATATCAGAGAACAACGCCAGAGTAAAACGATTATCTATGTTACCTTTATCGCGGTTTTGATCGCATGCCTTGGTCTTTTTGGTCTCTCGACCTTTATTGCAGAACAGCGCAGAAAAGAAGTAGGTATCAGGAAAGTACTCGGCGCTACTGTCGGTAATATCACGCTCAAGCTCTCCCGCGAACTTACACAATGGACACTTATCGCTAATGTTATTGCTTGGCCTGTTGCTTATTTTGCTATGAGTAAATGGCTTCAGGGCTTTGCATATAGGGCTCCGATAAACATTGGTTTATTTATTCTGGCAGGAGTGTCTGCAATTGCAGTTGCATTACTTACGATCAGCTTTTACACAATCCGGGCTGCACATACGAATCCAGCTGAAGTAATAAAATATGAGTGA
- a CDS encoding ABC transporter permease has protein sequence MLKNYLLVTFRNIKRSKIFSFINIFGLALGIYVCIIIGLYVVDDLSFDRYHTNADRIYRVVSFDNTRDWVSAVTSGPMLLKFGQDIPEIEASTRISPAFFRLQPGTIDPASDSLAIFRRGIVTGPGFFKVFDFEILEGEKENPFEDPNGIYISQDVVDAIFPDENPVGKPINIRSNEHAYVAGIIETPPTTSHMQFDVVQFMDINRNLAWWDSWENLSLTGYVLLHEGVDPKEVEPKIVASSREGGFSEVFTPQLQPILDMHLGSQDIRYDAFNMNKNNRSAVYALILIAILVIFVASINFVNLSIARSVKRAREVGMRKVVGANRRQLGTQFILESIILTVLAMIIAVCAAEISLPYLQTFLNKTLSLNFLQHPLTLLLFITLAIVLGLASGFYPAVILSSFKPAKVLKAKLNKTRTGLGLRKILIIGQFSISIGLIAGVLIVLQQIRFLEHRDFGYNRDHVIIIPAGDQNLSLDSDIFKDRAVQIPGIISFGRASLAPGRTLPTTEVCFDYRKEGESNMFEHFWIDHDFIPSLEISIVRGRNFSRDFASDTLAVLINETAYRMSGWKDLEGKKIINRGASMIDEPFQVIGVFKDIHFGLANRPVEPMLLMLNPAAAGLAFIRLENTDTETTIENIEEIYTELYPDREFRSFPFDEIFSFQFNEDRGFAFGIAVFAGLAIIIACLGLFGLASYAIEVRQKELAIRKVLGSTVPQIIYLLSKEFSQWVVFANIIAWPAAFLLMREWLSGFAYKAPFSIIPFLLAGIAALIISIFTISLRMITVIRSNPVETLKYE, from the coding sequence ATGCTAAAAAATTATCTTCTGGTAACTTTTAGAAATATTAAGAGAAGTAAGATCTTCTCATTTATCAATATTTTCGGTTTAGCACTTGGCATTTATGTATGTATAATAATAGGTTTGTATGTTGTGGATGACCTTTCCTTTGATCGATATCATACAAACGCTGACAGGATATATAGAGTCGTCTCTTTTGATAATACTCGCGATTGGGTTTCTGCAGTTACTTCAGGACCAATGTTGTTGAAGTTTGGCCAAGATATTCCAGAAATTGAAGCTTCTACTCGTATTAGTCCTGCATTTTTCAGATTACAGCCCGGAACAATTGATCCCGCATCTGACTCTCTGGCAATCTTCAGGCGCGGAATAGTAACTGGTCCTGGATTTTTTAAAGTATTTGATTTTGAGATACTTGAAGGAGAGAAGGAGAATCCATTTGAAGATCCGAACGGAATATATATTTCACAAGATGTTGTTGATGCAATCTTTCCAGATGAAAATCCTGTTGGGAAACCAATAAATATCCGCTCGAATGAACATGCTTACGTAGCTGGAATTATTGAGACTCCTCCAACTACTTCTCATATGCAGTTCGACGTAGTTCAATTTATGGACATTAATCGAAATCTCGCGTGGTGGGATAGCTGGGAAAACCTTTCTCTAACTGGCTATGTACTTCTTCATGAAGGAGTCGATCCAAAAGAAGTAGAACCAAAAATTGTCGCATCATCTCGGGAAGGAGGATTCTCTGAAGTATTTACTCCTCAGTTACAACCGATTCTCGATATGCACCTGGGTTCCCAGGATATCCGCTACGATGCATTTAACATGAATAAGAATAACAGATCAGCTGTATATGCACTTATTCTAATCGCAATTCTTGTTATATTCGTTGCTTCAATTAATTTCGTTAATCTTTCTATTGCCCGATCGGTAAAACGAGCTCGAGAAGTGGGAATGAGAAAAGTAGTCGGGGCAAACAGAAGACAATTAGGAACACAATTCATCCTTGAATCCATAATACTCACAGTACTCGCAATGATCATTGCAGTCTGTGCCGCTGAGATCAGTCTCCCATATTTACAAACATTCCTGAACAAAACCCTTTCACTTAATTTCCTCCAACACCCCTTAACACTGTTACTCTTTATAACCCTTGCTATCGTTTTAGGACTAGCTTCCGGGTTCTACCCTGCGGTCATTCTTTCATCCTTCAAACCGGCAAAAGTTCTTAAAGCAAAGTTAAACAAAACAAGAACGGGTCTGGGTCTAAGAAAAATACTTATTATCGGACAGTTCAGCATCTCAATAGGTCTTATTGCAGGAGTTTTAATCGTCCTTCAACAGATACGATTTTTGGAGCATCGCGATTTTGGATATAATCGTGATCATGTTATAATAATACCTGCAGGAGATCAGAATTTGAGTTTGGATAGTGATATTTTTAAAGATCGAGCGGTACAAATACCTGGAATCATCTCATTTGGCCGGGCATCACTCGCACCAGGCAGAACACTACCGACCACTGAAGTGTGTTTCGATTACCGTAAAGAAGGTGAAAGTAATATGTTTGAGCATTTCTGGATCGATCATGACTTTATACCGTCTTTGGAAATTAGCATTGTAAGGGGAAGAAATTTCTCTCGTGATTTTGCGTCTGACACATTAGCCGTATTAATCAATGAAACAGCCTATAGAATGTCCGGCTGGAAGGATCTGGAGGGCAAAAAGATCATTAATCGTGGAGCAAGCATGATTGATGAGCCATTCCAAGTGATTGGTGTCTTTAAAGATATACACTTTGGTCTTGCAAATCGTCCTGTTGAACCAATGCTCCTCATGCTAAATCCTGCAGCTGCAGGACTTGCATTCATTCGTCTTGAAAACACTGATACCGAAACAACAATTGAAAATATTGAAGAAATATACACAGAACTCTATCCGGATCGAGAATTTAGGAGTTTCCCATTCGATGAGATCTTTTCCTTCCAGTTTAATGAAGATAGAGGTTTTGCATTTGGTATCGCAGTTTTTGCTGGACTAGCAATTATTATAGCCTGCCTGGGACTTTTCGGGCTTGCATCATATGCCATAGAAGTTCGCCAAAAGGAACTTGCAATCCGAAAGGTGCTTGGTTCAACCGTTCCCCAAATAATATATCTTCTCTCAAAAGAATTTTCTCAATGGGTGGTCTTTGCAAACATCATAGCCTGGCCAGCAGCATTTTTATTGATGCGCGAATGGTTGAGTGGTTTTGCGTATAAAGCACCATTTTCAATCATACCCTTTCTTCTTGCCGGCATTGCCGCGCTCATCATTTCAATTTTTACAATTTCTTTAAGAATGATAACTGTCATCCGGTCTAATCCGGTCGAAACATTAAAATACGAATAA
- a CDS encoding ABC transporter permease codes for MIKNYLLTALRNLFHHRVFTAINVVGLAVGMVIFGIFSTSAGIKLKSDKFHKNAENIFAVVQTFQDKESNEVHATYAPSPLKNILINEIPDIEKVTRIYNAPPMTIKSNDHVFFEDKILFTEPEFFEMFSFKLIAGDPETALSKPNSIILSRYNAERFFGEKNPIGKELYVNNTLMNITGVIDDTPRTSAIRYNALISYSSLNEFLPALDSFNEHQITSFVQLKNTSSLSRVNDKLTEVHQKLYADGENTPTTMYLFPLVDFRLKSEHIQSWISSSSFRGIIILFIISALMLFVVSINFINLSVARYIKRVKEIGIRKIIGASRFQLILQFLGESILISLIALPLSLVIFEIGYPILLKSFIGQSMPELMNSAGTSIWHYPFIIKYFFYTSLVVGFISGLYPAIYQSGFSPLKILKGHIQKGKNRRKGNKILIILQFFLAVLLITSATITKDQLNKVVTADYGYNRNNVAGIFIKDLDKSQREILENEIQSRSDVLGVSASEQLPVLWESPQAAAIAAETDPIKVSVESYGVDYNFAELMEIHMKAGRSFQIGHGDEHSFIINSKTAQKLNLVDPLGQLIKIGEKEGSVIGISDDFILGDVGFEIPATALHLDTNSLNYLLVRYREGTDFAYFTAEIKSIWNGIFPDQSMNITSLDAFFTDTIGMVVKVGNFFSVLGLLAIFFSCLGLLGLTSILVEMRLKEMSIRKVLGASRKSIFWTISKNYLVLVTIANILGVILIHFLWTKVMQTGMMFISQISVFTYIGIFVLTFGIAFLAIASQSYKVVTTNPAKILSYE; via the coding sequence ATGATTAAAAATTACCTTTTAACTGCTCTTAGAAACCTTTTTCATCACCGTGTTTTTACTGCAATAAACGTGGTTGGTCTTGCAGTTGGCATGGTTATCTTCGGAATTTTCTCTACATCTGCTGGAATAAAGCTAAAATCGGACAAGTTCCACAAAAATGCTGAGAATATATTTGCTGTTGTTCAAACATTTCAGGATAAAGAGAGTAATGAAGTTCATGCTACGTATGCACCTTCACCTCTTAAGAATATTCTTATTAATGAGATCCCTGATATTGAAAAAGTCACCAGAATTTATAATGCTCCCCCAATGACCATAAAGTCCAATGATCATGTTTTCTTTGAGGACAAAATACTCTTTACAGAACCTGAATTCTTCGAGATGTTCTCTTTCAAACTTATTGCAGGTGATCCTGAAACAGCTTTATCAAAACCAAATTCGATAATCCTTTCAAGATATAATGCAGAGAGATTCTTTGGAGAGAAAAATCCAATAGGTAAAGAACTTTATGTAAACAATACATTGATGAATATTACTGGTGTCATAGACGACACTCCACGAACTTCAGCGATCAGATATAATGCTCTTATATCTTATTCAAGTCTTAATGAATTCTTGCCTGCTCTTGATTCATTCAACGAACATCAGATTACATCATTTGTGCAATTGAAGAACACGAGTTCACTATCTCGTGTAAACGATAAGTTAACGGAAGTGCATCAGAAACTCTATGCGGATGGTGAGAATACCCCAACAACTATGTATCTTTTCCCCCTTGTTGATTTCAGACTGAAATCCGAACACATTCAGTCATGGATTTCAAGCAGTTCTTTTAGGGGCATCATAATATTATTTATCATTTCTGCTCTCATGCTGTTCGTAGTGAGTATCAATTTTATTAACCTTTCGGTTGCTCGATATATAAAACGCGTGAAGGAGATCGGTATTCGCAAGATCATCGGAGCTTCCCGCTTCCAGCTTATCCTCCAATTTCTTGGTGAGTCCATTCTGATCTCTTTGATCGCACTTCCATTATCTCTAGTAATATTCGAGATAGGATATCCAATTTTACTCAAATCCTTCATCGGACAATCGATGCCGGAACTTATGAACAGCGCAGGAACATCAATCTGGCATTATCCCTTTATCATTAAATATTTTTTCTATACTTCACTTGTCGTAGGATTTATCTCTGGACTCTATCCAGCTATTTATCAATCAGGTTTTTCCCCTCTCAAGATTTTGAAAGGACATATCCAAAAAGGTAAAAATCGAAGAAAAGGAAATAAAATTCTTATCATATTACAATTCTTCCTCGCTGTGCTTTTGATCACTTCAGCAACAATTACAAAGGATCAATTGAATAAAGTGGTAACAGCTGATTATGGGTACAACAGAAATAATGTTGCTGGTATTTTTATAAAAGACCTCGATAAATCGCAACGGGAAATCCTTGAGAATGAGATACAGTCAAGATCAGATGTATTGGGCGTTTCCGCCTCCGAACAGCTTCCCGTTTTGTGGGAATCACCACAAGCTGCCGCGATAGCTGCAGAGACCGACCCAATTAAGGTCTCTGTAGAATCCTATGGTGTAGATTATAATTTCGCTGAACTCATGGAAATCCATATGAAAGCAGGAAGAAGTTTTCAGATTGGTCATGGAGATGAACATTCATTTATTATTAACTCCAAGACTGCTCAAAAACTCAATCTTGTCGATCCTCTAGGTCAACTGATAAAGATCGGCGAGAAAGAAGGATCAGTTATCGGCATATCAGATGATTTTATCTTAGGAGACGTTGGTTTCGAAATACCTGCAACCGCTCTTCATCTTGATACAAACAGTTTGAACTACTTACTTGTTCGTTATAGAGAAGGAACTGATTTCGCTTATTTTACTGCCGAAATAAAATCGATTTGGAATGGGATATTCCCCGACCAATCCATGAATATTACTTCGCTTGATGCATTTTTTACTGATACGATCGGCATGGTCGTGAAGGTTGGTAACTTCTTTAGCGTTCTAGGATTGTTAGCAATTTTCTTTTCGTGTCTCGGGCTTCTTGGACTTACTTCCATACTCGTTGAGATGCGTTTAAAGGAGATGAGTATACGCAAAGTACTAGGAGCTTCCAGAAAGAGCATCTTCTGGACAATAAGTAAAAACTACTTAGTGCTGGTTACTATTGCAAATATTCTTGGTGTAATCTTGATCCATTTCCTATGGACTAAAGTCATGCAGACAGGAATGATGTTCATCAGTCAGATCAGTGTTTTCACCTACATAGGGATTTTTGTACTGACCTTTGGTATTGCTTTTCTTGCGATCGCCTCCCAATCATACAAGGTTGTAACAACGAATCCAGCTAAAATATTAAGTTATGAATAA